The following is a genomic window from Paracoccus alcaliphilus.
GCAATATGCGACCGTGTTCAAGGACACCCGCGAACTGGCCCGCGTCACCGTCGGCATGGTCGATGCGATGCTGAAGGGCGGAGAGCCGGAAATCAACGACACCGAAACCTATGACAACGGCGTCAAGGTCGTGCCGTCCTATCTGCTGGAGCCGGTGGGCGTGGACGCATCGAACTGGGAAGAGGTGCTGGTCGAATCCGGCTATTACACCGCCGATCAGATCCAGTGACAGTTGACGGGGCCACCCCCTGCGGGGTGGTCCCATCCGGGAAGGTCCAGCCATGTCCGCACTTCTGGAAATGCGCCATATCACCAAGACATTCCCCGGCGTGAAGGCGCTGGACGATGTCAGCATCAGCGTCCGCAATGGCGAGATCCACGCCATCTGCGGCGAGAATGGCGCAGGCAAATCCACGCTGATGAAGGTGCTGTCCGGGGTCTATCCGCATGGCAGCTATGAGGGGCAGATCGTCTATGACGGTCAGCCCGCTGCCTTTGGCGGCATCCGCGACAGCGAAGATCGCGGCATCATCATCATCCATCAGGAACTGGCGCTGGTGCCGCTGCTGACCATCGCCGAAAATATCTTTCTGGGCAACGAGCGCGCCAGCCGCGGCGTGATCGACTGGCCCGAGACCTTCCGGCAGACCGAGGCCCTGCTGGCCAAGGTCGGCCTGCGCGAGACGCCGGGCGCGCGGGTGGACAGCCTTGGCGTCGGCAAGCAGCAACTGGTCGAGATCGCCAAGGCGCTGTCCAAGAACGTCCGCCTGCTGATCCTTGACGAACCCACCGCCGCGCTGTCCGAGGGCGACAGTCAGGCGCTGCTGGACCTGCTGCTGGAACTGAAGGCGCAGGGCGTCACCTCGATCATCATCAGCCACAAGCTGAACGAGGTCCGCCGCGTCGCCGACAGCGTGACGGTGATCCGCGACGGCGCCACGATCTCGACCATCGACGCGCGCGGCGGCGACCTGACCGAGGACCGCATCGTCCGCGACATGGTCGGTCGCAGCATGGAGAACCGCTTTCCCGATCGCGAACGCCGCGCCGGAGAGGTGGTGTTCGAACTGAAGGACTGGAACGTCTGGCATCCCGAACAGCGCGACCGCCAGATGATCCGCGACCTGTCGATGCATGTCCGCGCGGGCGAGGTCGTCGGCATCGCCGGGCTGATGGGGGCCGGGCGCACCGAACTGGCGATGAGCATTTTCGGCCGCAGTTGGGGCCGCAACATCTCGGGTCAGGTGTTGATGCGGGACCAGCCGGTCGATGTCTCGACCGTGGACCGGGCGATCCGGGCCGGGCTGGCCTATGTCACCGAGGACCGCAAGACCCTTGGCCTGATCCTTGAGGAAACCATCCGCCGCAATACCATTCTGGCCAATCTGGGCGCGGTCGCCAATCGCGGCGTGGTCGATGAGGCCCGCGAAACCGAGGTGGCCGAGGGCTATCGCCGCGCGCTGCGCATCCGCACGCCCTCGGTGTTCCAGAAGGTGATGAACCTGTCGGGCGGCAATCAGCAGAAGGTGGTGCTGGCGAAATGGCTGTTCACCGATCCCGATGTGCTGATCCTGGATGAGCCGACGCGCGGCATCGATGTCGGCGCAAAATACGAGATCTACAACATCATCAACGAACTGAGCGCGGCGGGCAAGGCCGTCATCATGATCTCGTCCGAGATGCCCGAACTGCTGGGCATGTGCGACCGGATCCACGTCATGAACCAGGGCAGCTTCGTGGGCGAACTGGCGGCGGCAGATGCCAGCCAGCAGGCCATCATGTCGCTGATCGTCAGGGAATAGCAAGGAGGGGTCATGGAACGCACCGAACGCGCGCCGGGCATCGGAATCGGCGCCTATATCGCCAGACATATCCGCGAATACGGGCTGCTGTTCGCGCTGATCGCGATCATGGTCTTTTTCCAGATCGTCACCGGCGGCACATTGCTGCGCCCGGTGAACATCACCAACCTGTTCTTGCAGAACAGCTATATCATCATCATGGCACTGGGGATGCTGCTGGTCATCGTCGGCGGCAATATCGACCTGTCGGTCGGCTCGGTCATGGGTTTCATCGGGGCGCTGGCGGCGGTGATGATCGTGTCATGGGACATCCCGGTGGGGGTCGCCATGATCGCCTGCCTGATCTGCGGGGCGGCCATCGGCGCGGCGCAGGGCTATTTCGTGGCCTATTGGCGGATTCCGTCCTTCATCGTGACGCTGGCAGGGATGCTGGTCTTTCGCGGGTTGTCGCTGTGGCTGTTGCAGGGCCAGTCCATCGGTCCCTTCCCGCAAAGCTTTCAGGCGCTGTCCAATGGCTTCGTCCCCGACCTGTTCGGGGTGGGCCGTCCGAACATCCTTGCCATGGCGGTCGGCGTGGTCACTGTCATGGTGCTGGTCTGGCTGGGCCTGCGGGGCCGGGCGCGCAATGCGCGCTATGGCATCGAGGACGAGCCGATGGGTCTGTTCATCCTGCGCAACGCCATCGTCGCCGCCGCGCTGCTGTTCGTGACGTGGAAGCTGGCATGGTTCCGTGGCCTGCCCAATGTGTTGCTGTCGATGGTGATCCTGACGGTGGTCTATGTCTTCATCACCGAGCGCACGACCATCGGCCGCCGCGTCTATGCGGTCGGCGGCAATGCCAAGGCGGCCAAGCTGTCGGGCATCCGCACCGAGAGGCTGACCTTCCTGACCTTCGTCAACATGGGCATTCTGGCCGCGCTGGCCGGGATGATCTATGCCGCGCGGCTGAACACCGCCACGCCCAAGGCCGGTTTCGCGGTCGAGCTGGACGTGATCGCCGCCGTATTCATCGGCGGGGCGTCGATGGCGGGGGGCGTGGGCCGGATCGTCGGCGCGGTGGTCGGCGCCTTCATCATGGGGGTGATGAACAACGGCATGTCGATCCTTGGTATCGGCATCGACTATCAGCAGGTCATCAAGGGACTGGTGCTGCTGGCCGCCGTCGTCTTCGACGTTTACAACAAGAACAAAGAGGCCTGAGCCATGTTTCTGTCGCAACTGCAACTGTCTGACGGAAGCCGCGCCGTGGCTGTGCGCGACGCCGATACCGCCCATCTGGTGCCGGGCGTGACCACGACCCTTGAACTGGCGCAGGCGGCCATTGCCGCAGGTCACGGGCTGCGCGCCGAGATCGGGGCACGCGGCGCAGGTGATCCCGTCGATCTTGGCGCCGCGCTGGCCGATGGCCGGATGCTGCTGCCGGTCGATCATCCCGACCCCGCGCATCTGCATCTGACCGGCACCGGACTGACCCATCTGGGCAGCGCCTCGACCCGCAACTCGATGCACAAGAAGGCCGACCCCGACGATCTGACCGACAGCATGAAAATGTTCCGCATGGGGCTGGAGGGCGGCAGGCCCGCCAATGGTCAGATCGGCGTGCAACCGGAATGGTTCTGGAAGGGCAACGGCCATAACGCCGTCGCGCCCGGCGCCGCGCTGACCTCGCCCGGTTTCGCGCTGGACGCGGGCGAGGAACCCGAGATCGCGGGCATCTATCTGATCGCCGCAGATGGCCGCCCTGTCCGGCTTGGCTTTG
Proteins encoded in this region:
- the mmsB gene encoding multiple monosaccharide ABC transporter permease, which translates into the protein MERTERAPGIGIGAYIARHIREYGLLFALIAIMVFFQIVTGGTLLRPVNITNLFLQNSYIIIMALGMLLVIVGGNIDLSVGSVMGFIGALAAVMIVSWDIPVGVAMIACLICGAAIGAAQGYFVAYWRIPSFIVTLAGMLVFRGLSLWLLQGQSIGPFPQSFQALSNGFVPDLFGVGRPNILAMAVGVVTVMVLVWLGLRGRARNARYGIEDEPMGLFILRNAIVAAALLFVTWKLAWFRGLPNVLLSMVILTVVYVFITERTTIGRRVYAVGGNAKAAKLSGIRTERLTFLTFVNMGILAALAGMIYAARLNTATPKAGFAVELDVIAAVFIGGASMAGGVGRIVGAVVGAFIMGVMNNGMSILGIGIDYQQVIKGLVLLAAVVFDVYNKNKEA
- the mmsA gene encoding multiple monosaccharide ABC transporter ATP-binding protein produces the protein MSALLEMRHITKTFPGVKALDDVSISVRNGEIHAICGENGAGKSTLMKVLSGVYPHGSYEGQIVYDGQPAAFGGIRDSEDRGIIIIHQELALVPLLTIAENIFLGNERASRGVIDWPETFRQTEALLAKVGLRETPGARVDSLGVGKQQLVEIAKALSKNVRLLILDEPTAALSEGDSQALLDLLLELKAQGVTSIIISHKLNEVRRVADSVTVIRDGATISTIDARGGDLTEDRIVRDMVGRSMENRFPDRERRAGEVVFELKDWNVWHPEQRDRQMIRDLSMHVRAGEVVGIAGLMGAGRTELAMSIFGRSWGRNISGQVLMRDQPVDVSTVDRAIRAGLAYVTEDRKTLGLILEETIRRNTILANLGAVANRGVVDEARETEVAEGYRRALRIRTPSVFQKVMNLSGGNQQKVVLAKWLFTDPDVLILDEPTRGIDVGAKYEIYNIINELSAAGKAVIMISSEMPELLGMCDRIHVMNQGSFVGELAAADASQQAIMSLIVRE
- the araD1 gene encoding AraD1 family protein — encoded protein: MFLSQLQLSDGSRAVAVRDADTAHLVPGVTTTLELAQAAIAAGHGLRAEIGARGAGDPVDLGAALADGRMLLPVDHPDPAHLHLTGTGLTHLGSASTRNSMHKKADPDDLTDSMKMFRMGLEGGRPANGQIGVQPEWFWKGNGHNAVAPGAALTSPGFALDAGEEPEIAGIYLIAADGRPVRLGFALANEFSDHVTERGNYLWLAHSKLRPASFGPEMLLGDLPAHVEGTSRVIRDGRAIWEKPFLSGEANMSHSLANLEHHHFKYPLFRQPGDLHVHFFGTATLSFADGITVQPGDQFEIASDAFGLPLRNGLTQQPHDTAPVAVAAL